The genomic stretch CGCTGCAGGTGCACCTACGCTTATGATGGGCAAGCAGCTGCCTGATATCGCAACAGGAATTGAATCAGGAATGTATCGCTATCCAATCGGCGTTATTGGCGGAATTACGCCGTTTAACTTCCCGATGATGGTGCCATGCTGGATGTTCCCATTAGCCATCGCTTGCGGAAATACGTTTGTGCTGAAACCATCTGAGCGTACACCGCTTTTAGCAGCACGCTTAGTAGAGTTATTTGAAGAAGCTGGTTTGCCAAAAGGCGTGCTAAATATTGTAAACGGTGCTCATGATGTAGTAAATGGACTATTGGAACATAAGCACGTGAAAGCAATTTCGTTTGTCGGTTCACAGCCAGTAGCCGAATACGTGTATAAAAAAGGAACGGAAAATCTAAAAAGGGTTCAGGCTTTAGCTGGTGCAAAAAATCACTCAATCGTGTTAAACGATGCTGATTTAGACGTAGCGACAAAGCAAATTGTAGGAGCCGCGTTTGGGTCCGCTGGTGAGCGCTGCATGGCTGCATCTGTTGTTACAGTGCAAGAAGGCGTAGCAGATGAATTGATCAATCGACTAGTTGAAGAAGCAAATCGCATTGTGATTGGAAATGGTCTCGAAGAAAATGTTTTCTTAGGTCCAGTTATTCGTGAAGGACATAAAGAGCGCACGCTTGGCTATATTGAATCAGGCATTGAGCAAGGTGCTAAGCTTGTTCGTGATGGCCGTAGTGACGCTGCGGTTCAAGGGAACGGATATTTCGTTGGCCCAACTATTTTTGATAACGTTACGCAGGAAATGAAAATTTGGCAAGATGAAATCTTTGCTCCGGTGCTATCAATTATTCGAGTTAACAATCTTGGAGAAGCCATTGATATTGCAAACCAATCACGCTTTGCAAACGGTGCGTGCATCTATACAGACAGCGGTTCGAGCGTTCGTGAGTTTCGTGAAAAAATTGAATCCGGTATGTTAGGGGTAAACGTAGGTGTTCCAGCCCCGATGGCATTCTTCCCGTTTTCAGGATGGAAGGATTCATTCTATGGTGATTTGCACGCGAACGGAACAGACGGTGTAGAGTTCTATACAAGAAAGAAAATGGTAACAGCACGCTGGTAAGTTGTAAACAAAAAATGAGAGG from Bacillus sp. 1780r2a1 encodes the following:
- a CDS encoding CoA-acylating methylmalonate-semialdehyde dehydrogenase, whose amino-acid sequence is MTQTAVKDVKNYIGGQWVEASTSRTEPVYNPATGEVIANVPLSTKEDVDRAVETANEAFQTWSQVAVPKRARILFKYQQLLVNHWDELAKLVTLENGKSYNEAYGEVQRGIECVEFAAGAPTLMMGKQLPDIATGIESGMYRYPIGVIGGITPFNFPMMVPCWMFPLAIACGNTFVLKPSERTPLLAARLVELFEEAGLPKGVLNIVNGAHDVVNGLLEHKHVKAISFVGSQPVAEYVYKKGTENLKRVQALAGAKNHSIVLNDADLDVATKQIVGAAFGSAGERCMAASVVTVQEGVADELINRLVEEANRIVIGNGLEENVFLGPVIREGHKERTLGYIESGIEQGAKLVRDGRSDAAVQGNGYFVGPTIFDNVTQEMKIWQDEIFAPVLSIIRVNNLGEAIDIANQSRFANGACIYTDSGSSVREFREKIESGMLGVNVGVPAPMAFFPFSGWKDSFYGDLHANGTDGVEFYTRKKMVTARW